The stretch of DNA CCGGTAGTTTTTTGGAACCTTAACCTGTAAAGtagtagttttatgctatttactcGATTGGCTACGCTGGGAGCAGTTGGCAGGGATTGTTTTAGTGATATTGTCTTCTTAGCTGGTTGCCATTTGCATGGATGCTCGGATGCAGAGGAAGTTGAAGTCCAGACCCTTTCTTTCGGCCTTAACCAATCTCGTAAACTGAATTTGAATAAAGTACAAATAGAGACCGATTGTATCACTGTCATCAGTGGCGGAACCAGGAAATTTATATCAATGGGGCCGAAGACTGTTAAAACAGGCTGGAAAGGGTCAAGACAATGAAAAATAGGCTTTTAACAGTAGATAATCACTGATTTTTGCATTGTTCATCAATAAATTAGCACTACATCCATATTGTTAAGGGGGCCAGGGCCGGGTCCCCCGTCTCCGTCACTGGCTGTAATGGCCGCTGTGAATGATAGTAATGTTAGCAGGGTCAGCTGGTGGGCTTGTTATGAGAACTCTAAGGGTATGATCAAGGAGTTTGAAGCTTGTTCTGTTTCCAAAGTCCATAGAGAGAGCAATGTGGCTGCGCATGAGCTTGCTGCCTATGCTAGAGTAAATGAGGATTTCTTTCTATTAGCGGATGTGCCACAAGCTTCGAAATATGTAATTGCTTCTGATTGTAACTCAGACAACTCTccctttcctcaaaaaaaaaaagatAGATCATTCTCACCGATTCTGATGGGGTGACAGAATTTGGGTTGTGCACCTAAGGTGCTCTTAATCAAGCTCTGCTCTCCCATCTATCCATATTTAGTGCATCCTCCGCCCCATCACTGTTTGAGCTGATGAATTCGCCAAGTCAAATCTCCTCTGAAGAAGACCAAAACGGCGTCTACACCGTCCCCGGCTGAGATCCAAAAAACCTTCGATGGCGTGGATGCTATCTGATGATAATATGAATAAGAGGACTCTTCTGTTATGTGCTGACTGCCGGTTGTCTGGGATGTATGGAGTGATCAACTGTATGTCTGTAGTCCTAAATTTTTGTTGTTGTTTCTTTTAAAATTGCTTGGcatgtacttcctccgttccgaattacttgtcttagatttgtctagatacggatgtatctagactcattttagtgctagatacctccgtatctagacaaatcgaagacaagtaattcggaacggagggagtagtaataGCTACTGAACTTGATGGTTTAATTTTAATGAAACCGGGAGGGCTTTGCCCTCTCCTGATAATCTAAAATAGCACTGTGTGATAAGACCTTCTGAAGGATCTTTTGCGCAGAATGGAACAAAAATCTCAAATGGCTACAGTGATCTCCATTAACATCGGGTGCACCCAGTGCAAATACAACCGAATACAGAAAAATGACATCTCCTTCATCTCCTCTGGAAGTTGAACCTCATAATCGCAAAACTGAACATGAAAGCGAAACCCACGGTGAAGGCAACATGAACTACTGCAACAACCCACAACAAGTCACGGTCAAACCCATAGAACTCTGCGATGAACTGGGCCACAGTTTGATCTTTTGTGACGAGTTTCGTTTGAATATCACCAAACTGCGAGGCAACCAATCCGTATAGTGTCCATGCAACTGGGCAAATCCAACTATACCATCTCCACCAAACAGGAATTTTCTGAAGAAAACGATTAAATATGTTGATCAATCTATAATCAGACACGAAAGCAAGTAATATGCAATGATGTAGTAGTACTTACAGGTCGAGGAATAAGATATCCTGAGAAGAGGTTCCACGCATTGTAGACTGCTCCTGAGATGATCGCTGCTACGCTCTCGTTTGGTGTCAGTCCTACCGCCATCATCCCGTAGAAGGTGAAATATAGAAGTGTGAAGTACATGAAGAACAAGTACCAAAAAAACTTGGCAACACTCCACTCAAATCCAATCATCGAATAGACTAGTACACCATATATCACGGTCTGCACGAGGATGTATGGGAATTCAATCGCAACCTACAGAAGGATAAACTAGTATCATTAGACTTTGAGCCTGAACAGACAAAAGAGTGTTGTAGTGTTATGGATAGTTGTACTCAAATGAGGCAGATTCGAAAGAAAATTCCTTTTCATTATGGTCATGTATATAACGTGCAAGTAGATCTGCGAGTATTTGACAAAATACCTGTCCAAATGCATATGGGAAAGCTGAATACATGCCGGCTGCTCTTTCTCTATAAAAAACTGTGCGCTCCACTGCCACCACCGGTTGAACGGTACCGGAGTTTTGGATTCCGAGGTAAAGAACTGCAGCATACATTGATCCCACTGCATTGAACAGATCTTGTTCTCTTCTACTGTACCAAGATAAGAATGTAAAATTTCAGATAAGTATCCGATGTTTGTTAATTAGATAGAAGTTAGGTTATAAATGTTAGAAGATGTACGTTTTTTGTCCCAGGCCCCAAAACATTGTCCCAAACAGTAGTGCAATGATGACAGTGAAGAGAAATCTCATTGCTGTATAAGATGGGTTCCTCCAATATGATAACTTCTGCTTCCATAAGCAAGCTAGGCATTGTGTGAAGAATGATCTAGAGTACTGTGAAGGGAAGTCGAGATCACTGGAATCAGGATGTGGTGTGCTTAGCTCTTCTATAAGTTCCTTGTTCCTTCTGACATTCAAGAAAAATAAAACCGATTAAATTGGAACTAAAATAGACATCATCAATTGAACTTCATAGCAGGATAGCTTACTGGTATAGTTCTGATCTCCTGTAGATTTCGCAGAAGTCAACACCAAGCATCTCCTCTTGGACGATAGATGTCACTTCCAGCATCCATGTTGCTGGGTTATATCCATCTTTTATCTTACTAACGCCTTCAATTCCCTGTACGAGTCAAAAAAGGGATTTTACTTTTGATATTATTTAGCTGGTAATAATTGTAAATTTCTCAGTAATAACAGTTCACTTTACTTCTCTTTTTACCTCGAAGTACTCAATCAATTTTGAGGAGTTATGGCCTAGTGGGCCGACATATatctcttctcctcctctcttcATTAGGAAAAGCTGTAACCATATATTCAGACAATAGTAAATGCATGAACTATGCTTAATAATTTAACAAAGAATCCAGAATAGGGATCAAGAATTATCAACCTCATCAAATGCTTCAAATATGTCAATACTTGGCTGGTGAATAGTGCAGACAACTGTCCTACCAGTATTTACAGTATTCCTTACCGCCCTCATGACAATTGCGGCTGCCCGAGCATCAAGACCAGATGTTGGTTCATCCATAAAAATGATTGAAGGGTTAGCAACAAGCTCCACAGCAATAGTTAGCCTCTTGCGTTGCTCAGTTGATAGGCCATTAACTCCTGGAAGACCAACAAGTGCACCCCTCAATGAGGTGAGCTCTACAAGCTCCATGACCTCCTCGATAAACATCTGTTGTCAGAGTTCAGTTCTTAAGTTCCAAAATAATTTAAATTAAAAAGACAAGACTAGCTATTGCTTCAATCTAGATAGCTAACCTTTCTTGTGACTAAATCAACTTCCGATGGAAGCCGTAGCCATGCGGAGAACGCGAGTGACTCATAAACGGTTACGTGCGGAGAATGAATATCATTTTGCTCACAGTATCCTGATATACGTGCAAAAGTCTCTTGCTTCTTTGGATAGCCTGAGATGGTGATATCCCCCTCTATGTAACCTCCGGTTTTTCTTCCCGCTAATACATCCATAAGAGTAGTCTTTCCGGCGCCACTCACACCCATCAATGCGGTAAGTACTCCTGGCCTGAAAGAACCACTAACTCCCTTTAGAAGCACCAAACGGTCATCTGTCACTCCTTGTGCCAACATTGCCTGCCAGTGTCGGACAACACAATTTTTTTATAAAGATATATTTGTAATCCGTGCATTAATTACTTAATGAAGAAATATACCTGTGGCATGTCCACTGAGTATTTTACGGCGTTAAAGCTTAGTGACAGTTGCGCAAATGGGAGTACCATTCCCTTCCTTCTTGAACTAGAATCCACGTTGTTGATCGCACAGTTTTGGTTGGTGCTGTCAGACAATTCTAGATTTCTACATTTCTTTTTCTCGGGATCTTCCAAAATTTCCCCAGTTACGTTGGCGTGCTTTTCCTTTATTGCATTTTCAGGCATTGTTGGGTGAGTGTCACCTAATGCTGTCAAAATAAAGCGTATTAACCTTTTTAGGTCACCTATATTTATTATCAAATTGTTGAATTTCTAGATAAAAAAGCAGTGTTCTAAAAATACTTACGATTCAAAACTGAAAGAGCTAGGGTGTATAGCAGATTGAAGAGGAGTGTGTATCCAATCATGGCACCAAATCCAATCCAATACCACTTGGCCTCAGTAAAAATTCCACGAGATTTCAGGACCATAATTCCCATTGTATCATTTTGTCCAGGAAGAATCTATAACATTTGGGCACCATGTCAGAAAAATTACTTCCTAGTGGCTAATTTTATTGCTGGTTAGTTGGGTTCTTACCTTGTTCCAACTATGTCCCAGAAATTCATTTGTTGAAATAGCATTTTGTGCGTACGACAATGGAGATACCCAGTAACCCCAAATCCACCATTTCTTCACATCAGCTGGAGCATATGAAGAAAGATTCATATGAAAATATGTTAAAACAGTTACCACCTAACATCATCTATGCAAGTAGTGGTAGCAACATATGTATTTTTAGTGATCAGAACAAATTTCTTAACTCACGTCTTGCAAGAATAAAGCCACCCAATATTGTAAAAGACGCCAATGCTAAGGGCCCAAAGGTGCTAGACACAACCATGTCTCTTCCAAGTCCAGCAATGAAGCGGAACAGTGAGGATGACATCTGATTGAGTGCAAGGAGCAGCATATACTGCTTAAACAATCTGAGAACAATATATATAATATCAGTGAAACAATCAATTCAATTAAATCCACGCAAATCAAATTTCTATCTAGAGTTTATATTTTGAATGACTGTCTCTCTTCTAGGTTACCCTGAAATGAAGGCATGTGTTCCGGTGCACCTTACCTGCTTACGCTGGGATCAAATCCGATGACATAGTATGTTGTGAAAACATAAACTCCGACCTCAAAAAAAGTTATAGGAATCTGGAGAATCCACGCTGGTATGGTGTAGGCCCATGCAGGGAAAAAAAGAAGGTCCCTCTGCTTGAAGAAAACAGGAAGTTTCGTGGCAGTCATGCCAAGCTCTGAGAAACCATTAAACATGATTGCGTCAATGGCGAAGTATAGTGCCCCCATATATATTGTTCCATAAGTGGGGTCACGGTGCATGTTGGTACGGAAAAATGTACTCATCGCGAGGAATGCCATAAGAGATAGCTGTAATGATGAAAACGTGCAGAATGATGTTAGCGAATCTTCACCATAATTCCTTGCAATGTAAAAATAACTAGAAAATGCAAACTTACTTGAGCAGCTttaaaaatgaaataaaatgagTTCCTCTTCATAAGTAGAAACTCTCTATCCATGGTTGCCTTGAGAAGCTCTATCCTACTGACACCAAATTTTGAGGTAGCAAGAGCAGCAGGGTGGCTCTTGGTCCTGTCAAATGGCTCTAAAAGCTCATTATGAACAAATTGTCCCATGTGGAAGGAATGGAATGAATCAGCAAATTGCTTCACGGGCACGAAATGATATGGCATGTCACTCCTATACCAATATTGCTCTTGATCTTTCCTTGATGTCACCTTTTCAATGCATCCATATGAAGATATACATTAGTAACTTTCATCTTTAAAAATTAGAACGATCAAACGCCATAGCGATTTATAGATGATGCACATACTTCCTGCAAGAAGTCCGCAACACCCTTTCTCTGCGGGCATCTGAAGCCCATTGACTCAAAGAACTCGAGAACGTGTTCACGGGctccttggtacacaacataccCATCAGAGAGGAGTATAATATCATCAAATAAGTCATATGTTTCTGGTGCCGGCTGGAGCAAGGAGATGACAGCAGTCCCACCAAGGACGTGGATAGTCTGCCTAATGGAGTTCACAATCTGGTATGTGGTTGAACTGTCCAGCCCAGTAGATATCTCATCCATGAACAgagctcttgctggaccaacaAGCATTTCACCTAGCAATTAGAGATTTATAAGAAGCTTAATTCTTGAAGAAGATGATACATATGATTTAAAGCCGTTTTATTATGTCACTAAAAATCTCAAAGTTTTGTGTATATCAACAACACAAAAATCTTATTATATAAAACTTCATTCTACCATTAAGCATACCTGTTGTCACACGCTTCCTTTGTCCACCGGATATACCCCTTAACATGTCATTTCCTACCACTGTGTCAGCACAGATATCCAATCCTAGCACCTGCGGGGTTTTAACAGAGTAGCAGGCAGTGAGCTGATTAAGAAGAAAATATCCCAATAAAAACGATCCTTCTATTTCTAGCATTAAATCTACAACTGGCGTGTTGTACCTTCAGTATATACTCTGTAACAACGTTGTATTCTTGTCCTCCCATTGCTGAGGCCTACATAAGTCGATTAAATACTTAAGTTTGTAGTTACCCCGCTAATAAAAAAGACAATACATATGAGTAATCATCTCCAAATGTTCGTTGTCAGAGCTCTTATGTGAAAACAACCTCACCTTCATATAAACATCGATATCATTATCTGGCTTGATGTTCTCTGTATTTTCCCTTCTTGCTAACTCAGTCAACATTTCTAGAAGAAGTAGAAGAACAAAATTCAACAACCAATTACTTGGTCTCAGTTATACTATTATTCATTCAAGTTCATACCATATCGAGAGCCAACACCTTGGCAGCGTGCTGAAAAGGCCAAGGTCTCTCTTACAGTCATCTCCCCAGTGTGGAGATCATGCTGGCTGATGTACGCAGCTGTTCTTTCGGGGACAAATTCATTCATCTCATAGCCGTTGTAGGAAACCTTACCTGAAACCTGTCCAATAGCAAAAAACACCCAAaatggatttatccatgttaactCTACTAGAGTATCCATCTGCAGCTCAAGAAATAAACACTTAACACGCGGTTTGCGAACCTTGAGCTCCTTGTCGAGCTTCCCGGCCAATGCCAAGAGCAATGTGGTCTTGCCGGACCCGGGAGGTCCTAATAGCAAAGTCATCCTACAGAAAAAAAACAAGACCATGTATTGTTAGCGCAGAACCGAGACGGGCAGTTTGGCATTATTCAAAACATAGTGTTAATGGTTTCACCTTCGTGGCTTGATGATCCCACTAACATCATGGAGTATGGTCATCGAATGCTTCCTTCGGGGAAAGATGTGGAGAGCATGCCCGATAGCCTAGAGAAAATCACCACCAAGAGAATACCTTAGCACATACGAAGGTATAAATCTTTGCATATCATGCAATCACATAGGCAAACGAAGAACATTATACATCAAGTTGGCCATGTCCAATATATGCTCTATTAAATGCCATAGAGCCTCGCGGTGGCTATGTGATGATTGTCGCCAGGAATGGTGATTTCAATGATGTCATGATGCCATAGAGGGCGCAGTGGCAGTTGTTGGTCGTTACAGTGAGAGTTATTTACCCAAAACCATCACACTTGGGGCTAGGGTAACAAGTTAGTACCATATTTAAGGTAGGGCACAAGGAACCACCAACTTCGTGCCTAACGACTAACGCAGAGCACTGATTGTCCGATAAGCTCGAGAAAACAGCGAAACTGACaagttgggcccacctgtcaggcTGACGTGGCGTGCTTGCGTGGACAATCTGCTGAGTTGGACGAGGGTCCCACCTGTCAATGACTCAAGGTTTTTTTCTATTGCATTTTTTTTACTTCTTCCTCCTTTTTCTCTGGGCATTTCAACAAACAGGTTATGGCCTTATGGGCGAGGCCCGGAAATGTCGCCTGCTCGCTGCCGGGGTGACGTGCTCTCGGGGTAGACCGGGCTTGGTGCTAGCCTTCGACCGCAGCCACGACCAAGCGAGCCCGTGTCGTCCGCACAGGCGAGGCCGCGCCGGCGGCGCGCCATGGAGCCGGCAGATGCAGCCGCGGCAGGGAGTAGCTCGGGCGGCGCCCATGGTGTTCTTCTGGGGTTGTGGAGGTGACGGTGGTCTCGGGCTGCTCGTGCTCAGCAGGGGCCGCCCTTGTCGAGCGTCGCCGCTGCTAGCGCGCCCGTGGCCAACGGTCCGACGCACGGCCGGAGCAACGGCGAGCTGAGGGGCGGTTCGTGCGGCGGCTGGCGGAGCAGCTCGGCGCGACGCCGCTGCCGCCCGACGCAGACAGCGCAGGGCATCCATGGGAACGCATGCGTCTTCGTCCCTGTGTGCGCAGGGTAGCTTGGTGGACGGCGTCCAGCTCGGCGCAGTGCGTGCTGGGCGGGGACGAACCAGCGCCCATGGTCGACTGGGATTCAAGGCCGTGGACTCGCTGCCGTGAAGCTCCAAGTCATCATCGCCACTGCTGCTCCCAGATTGTAGCTGGCCCAACCACAGGCGGCGAGGTCAGGCTGCTCTCCTTCCACGGCA from Triticum urartu cultivar G1812 chromosome 3, Tu2.1, whole genome shotgun sequence encodes:
- the LOC125544603 gene encoding ABC transporter G family member 32 isoform X3, which gives rise to MTILHDVSGIIKPRRMTLLLGPPGSGKTTLLLALAGKLDKELKVSGKVSYNGYEMNEFVPERTAAYISQHDLHTGEMTVRETLAFSARCQGVGSRYEMLTELARRENTENIKPDNDIDVYMKASAMGGQEYNVVTEYILKVLGLDICADTVVGNDMLRGISGGQRKRVTTGEMLVGPARALFMDEISTGLDSSTTYQIVNSIRQTIHVLGGTAVISLLQPAPETYDLFDDIILLSDGYVVYQGAREHVLEFFESMGFRCPQRKGVADFLQEVTSRKDQEQYWYRSDMPYHFVPVKQFADSFHSFHMGQFVHNELLEPFDRTKSHPAALATSKFGVSRIELLKATMDREFLLMKRNSFYFIFKAAQLSLMAFLAMSTFFRTNMHRDPTYGTIYMGALYFAIDAIMFNGFSELGMTATKLPVFFKQRDLLFFPAWAYTIPAWILQIPITFFEVGVYVFTTYYVIGFDPSVSRLFKQYMLLLALNQMSSSLFRFIAGLGRDMVVSSTFGPLALASFTILGGFILARPDVKKWWIWGYWVSPLSYAQNAISTNEFLGHSWNKILPGQNDTMGIMVLKSRGIFTEAKWYWIGFGAMIGYTLLFNLLYTLALSVLNPLGDTHPTMPENAIKEKHANVTGEILEDPEKKKCRNLELSDSTNQNCAINNVDSSSRRKGMVLPFAQLSLSFNAVKYSVDMPQAMLAQGVTDDRLVLLKGVSGSFRPGVLTALMGVSGAGKTTLMDVLAGRKTGGYIEGDITISGYPKKQETFARISGYCEQNDIHSPHVTVYESLAFSAWLRLPSEVDLVTRKMFIEEVMELVELTSLRGALVGLPGVNGLSTEQRKRLTIAVELVANPSIIFMDEPTSGLDARAAAIVMRAVRNTVNTGRTVVCTIHQPSIDIFEAFDELFLMKRGGEEIYVGPLGHNSSKLIEYFEGIEGVSKIKDGYNPATWMLEVTSIVQEEMLGVDFCEIYRRSELYQRNKELIEELSTPHPDSSDLDFPSQYSRSFFTQCLACLWKQKLSYWRNPSYTAMRFLFTVIIALLFGTMFWGLGQKTRREQDLFNAVGSMYAAVLYLGIQNSGTVQPVVAVERTVFYRERAAGMYSAFPYAFGQVAIEFPYILVQTVIYGVLVYSMIGFEWSVAKFFWYLFFMYFTLLYFTFYGMMAVGLTPNESVAAIISGAVYNAWNLFSGYLIPRPKIPVWWRWYSWICPVAWTLYGLVASQFGDIQTKLVTKDQTVAQFIAEFYGFDRDLLWVVAVVHVAFTVGFAFMFSFAIMRFNFQRR
- the LOC125544603 gene encoding ABC transporter G family member 32 isoform X2, producing the protein MSREIHKIASLRRDSWRSSDDVFSRSSSRFQDEEEDEEALRWAALERLPTYDRVRRGILQAETGEKIDVDVGRLGARESRALIDRLVRAADDDHERFLLKLKDRMDRVGIDYPTIEVRFEKLEVEAEVLVGNRALPTLVNSVRNTMEAIGHALHIFPRRKHSMTILHDVSGIIKPRRMTLLLGPPGSGKTTLLLALAGKLDKELKVSGKVSYNGYEMNEFVPERTAAYISQHDLHTGEMTVRETLAFSARCQGVGSRYEMLTELARRENTENIKPDNDIDVYMKASAMGGQEYNVVTEYILKVLGLDICADTVVGNDMLRGISGGQRKRVTTARALFMDEISTGLDSSTTYQIVNSIRQTIHVLGGTAVISLLQPAPETYDLFDDIILLSDGYVVYQGAREHVLEFFESMGFRCPQRKGVADFLQEVTSRKDQEQYWYRSDMPYHFVPVKQFADSFHSFHMGQFVHNELLEPFDRTKSHPAALATSKFGVSRIELLKATMDREFLLMKRNSFYFIFKAAQLSLMAFLAMSTFFRTNMHRDPTYGTIYMGALYFAIDAIMFNGFSELGMTATKLPVFFKQRDLLFFPAWAYTIPAWILQIPITFFEVGVYVFTTYYVIGFDPSVSRLFKQYMLLLALNQMSSSLFRFIAGLGRDMVVSSTFGPLALASFTILGGFILARPDVKKWWIWGYWVSPLSYAQNAISTNEFLGHSWNKILPGQNDTMGIMVLKSRGIFTEAKWYWIGFGAMIGYTLLFNLLYTLALSVLNPLGDTHPTMPENAIKEKHANVTGEILEDPEKKKCRNLELSDSTNQNCAINNVDSSSRRKGMVLPFAQLSLSFNAVKYSVDMPQAMLAQGVTDDRLVLLKGVSGSFRPGVLTALMGVSGAGKTTLMDVLAGRKTGGYIEGDITISGYPKKQETFARISGYCEQNDIHSPHVTVYESLAFSAWLRLPSEVDLVTRKMFIEEVMELVELTSLRGALVGLPGVNGLSTEQRKRLTIAVELVANPSIIFMDEPTSGLDARAAAIVMRAVRNTVNTGRTVVCTIHQPSIDIFEAFDELFLMKRGGEEIYVGPLGHNSSKLIEYFEGIEGVSKIKDGYNPATWMLEVTSIVQEEMLGVDFCEIYRRSELYQRNKELIEELSTPHPDSSDLDFPSQYSRSFFTQCLACLWKQKLSYWRNPSYTAMRFLFTVIIALLFGTMFWGLGQKTRREQDLFNAVGSMYAAVLYLGIQNSGTVQPVVAVERTVFYRERAAGMYSAFPYAFGQVAIEFPYILVQTVIYGVLVYSMIGFEWSVAKFFWYLFFMYFTLLYFTFYGMMAVGLTPNESVAAIISGAVYNAWNLFSGYLIPRPKIPVWWRWYSWICPVAWTLYGLVASQFGDIQTKLVTKDQTVAQFIAEFYGFDRDLLWVVAVVHVAFTVGFAFMFSFAIMRFNFQRR
- the LOC125544603 gene encoding ABC transporter G family member 32 isoform X1, giving the protein MSREIHKIASLRRDSWRSSDDVFSRSSSRFQDEEEDEEALRWAALERLPTYDRVRRGILQAETGEKIDVDVGRLGARESRALIDRLVRAADDDHERFLLKLKDRMDRVGIDYPTIEVRFEKLEVEAEVLVGNRALPTLVNSVRNTMEAIGHALHIFPRRKHSMTILHDVSGIIKPRRMTLLLGPPGSGKTTLLLALAGKLDKELKVSGKVSYNGYEMNEFVPERTAAYISQHDLHTGEMTVRETLAFSARCQGVGSRYEMLTELARRENTENIKPDNDIDVYMKASAMGGQEYNVVTEYILKVLGLDICADTVVGNDMLRGISGGQRKRVTTGEMLVGPARALFMDEISTGLDSSTTYQIVNSIRQTIHVLGGTAVISLLQPAPETYDLFDDIILLSDGYVVYQGAREHVLEFFESMGFRCPQRKGVADFLQEVTSRKDQEQYWYRSDMPYHFVPVKQFADSFHSFHMGQFVHNELLEPFDRTKSHPAALATSKFGVSRIELLKATMDREFLLMKRNSFYFIFKAAQLSLMAFLAMSTFFRTNMHRDPTYGTIYMGALYFAIDAIMFNGFSELGMTATKLPVFFKQRDLLFFPAWAYTIPAWILQIPITFFEVGVYVFTTYYVIGFDPSVSRLFKQYMLLLALNQMSSSLFRFIAGLGRDMVVSSTFGPLALASFTILGGFILARPDVKKWWIWGYWVSPLSYAQNAISTNEFLGHSWNKILPGQNDTMGIMVLKSRGIFTEAKWYWIGFGAMIGYTLLFNLLYTLALSVLNPLGDTHPTMPENAIKEKHANVTGEILEDPEKKKCRNLELSDSTNQNCAINNVDSSSRRKGMVLPFAQLSLSFNAVKYSVDMPQAMLAQGVTDDRLVLLKGVSGSFRPGVLTALMGVSGAGKTTLMDVLAGRKTGGYIEGDITISGYPKKQETFARISGYCEQNDIHSPHVTVYESLAFSAWLRLPSEVDLVTRKMFIEEVMELVELTSLRGALVGLPGVNGLSTEQRKRLTIAVELVANPSIIFMDEPTSGLDARAAAIVMRAVRNTVNTGRTVVCTIHQPSIDIFEAFDELFLMKRGGEEIYVGPLGHNSSKLIEYFEGIEGVSKIKDGYNPATWMLEVTSIVQEEMLGVDFCEIYRRSELYQRNKELIEELSTPHPDSSDLDFPSQYSRSFFTQCLACLWKQKLSYWRNPSYTAMRFLFTVIIALLFGTMFWGLGQKTRREQDLFNAVGSMYAAVLYLGIQNSGTVQPVVAVERTVFYRERAAGMYSAFPYAFGQVAIEFPYILVQTVIYGVLVYSMIGFEWSVAKFFWYLFFMYFTLLYFTFYGMMAVGLTPNESVAAIISGAVYNAWNLFSGYLIPRPKIPVWWRWYSWICPVAWTLYGLVASQFGDIQTKLVTKDQTVAQFIAEFYGFDRDLLWVVAVVHVAFTVGFAFMFSFAIMRFNFQRR